In Brienomyrus brachyistius isolate T26 chromosome 19, BBRACH_0.4, whole genome shotgun sequence, one DNA window encodes the following:
- the slc22a2 gene encoding solute carrier family 22 member 2 yields MTNFDDILEEAGKFGRSQKRIFGLLCLVSMPFAGVYVGIVFQGFTPEHWCHDPGMRQISERCGWTPLEARQFSVPWVNVSAGAGHNQCEMYDTDWNDTVFICDDTEDGFGNVSDGFPITSCKYGWEYDYGGRKSFVTEFDLVCANAWLVDMFQAAVNAGFLFGSIAIGYLADRLGRKMSFLVSNVFNGVTGILMAISPNYVALLVFRLLHGLGVKGGWVAGYVLITELVGVEYRRTVGIIYQMFFSIGLLIMPLIAYLITDWRWLQVAFSAPYLIFLAYYWFIPESPRWLLSQKNSRQAVKITKQLAKENRRILSNNIETLKDDSVEAATASFADLIRTPKMRKHTFILMFNWFTSAVVYQGLVMRLGIQGGNVYVDFLISGVVEFPAALLILFTIDRVGRRLPFAIANVASGLACFIVALTPEGLFWFKTAVACVGRLGITMTFELVAFVNTELYPTFIRNLGVSVCSALSDVGGIVAPFLLYRLAGIWFELPLVIFGVLAFIAGILVLMLPETRGVPLPQTIDDIEFPDRDKKSSLTERQVMNVLDPEGAASKVTV; encoded by the exons ATGACTAACTTTGACGACATCCTGGAAGAGGCTGGCAAGTTCGGCAGAAGCCAAAAGCGCATATTTGGTCTGCTATGCCTGGTATCCATGCCCTTTGCTGGGGTCTATGTGGGAATCGTGTTCCAGGGCTTCACGCCAGAGCACTGGTGCCATGACCCGGGCATGAGGCAGATTAGCGAGCGCTGCGGCTGGACTCCGCTGGAAGCTCGCCAGTTTAGCGTGCCCTGGGTCAACGTCTCTGCCGGCGCTGGTCACAACCAGTGCGAGATGTACGACACGGACTGGAACGACACCGTCTTTATCTGTGATGACACAGAAGACGGATTTGGGAACGTCAGTGATGGCTTTCCCATCACAAGCTGCAAATATGGCTGGGAGTACGACTACGGGGGAAGGAAATCCTTCGTAACTGAG TTTGACCTGGTTTGTGCCAACGCCTGGCTGGTGGACATGttccaggctgcagtcaatgctGGTTTCTTGTTTGGTAGCATCGCCATCGGATATTTGGCTGACAG ATTGGGCCGGAAAATGAGCTTTCTGGTGTCCAATGTTTTCAATGGGGTCACAGGGATTCTTATGGCAATTTCCCCAAATTACGTAGCACTGCTTGTCTTCCGGTTGTTGCATGGATTAGGCGTCAAGGGCGGCTGGGTTGCCGGCTATGTTCTGA TCACTGAGCTGGTGGGTGTGGAGTACAGAAGAACAGTGGGTATCATATACCAGATGTTCTTCAGCATCGGGCTTCTGATTATGCCCCTGATCGCCTACCTCATCACCGACTGGCGCTGGCTACAAGTGGCCTTTTCTGCACCATACCTCATCTTCCTGGCCTATTACTG GTTTATTCCTGAATCACCAAGATGGCTTCTCTCTCAAAAGAACTCGAGACAGGCTGTTAAAATTACCAAGCAGTTAGCGAAAGAGAACAGGAGAATCCTTTCCAACAATATAGAG ACTCTGAAAGATGACAGCGTTGAGGCGGCGACAGCGTCCTTCGCTGATCTGATCAGAACTCCAAAAATGCGAAAGCATACCTTCattcttatgttcaactg GTTCACCAGTGCCGTGGTCTACCAAGGACTTGTCATGCGCTTGGGTATTCAAGGTGGGAACGTTTATGTGGATTTCCTGATCTCTGGAGTAGTAGAATTCCCTGCCGCCCTCCTTATTCTCTTCACAATCGACCGCGTGGGGCGACGCCTTCCCTTCGCAATAGCTAACGTCGCATCTGGGCTAGCTTGTTTTATTGTCGCTCTCACACCAGAAG gATTGTTCTGGTTCAAAACAGCAGTGGCGTGTGTGGGCCGACTGGGCATCACCATGACCTTCGAGTTGGTGGCATTTGTGAACACTGAGTTATATCCCACTTTCATCCG GAACCTGGGCGTCTCCGTGTGCTCAGCACTGTCCGACGTCGGGGGAATCGTGGCGCCGTTCCTGCTCTACAGGCTGGCTGGCATCTGGTTTGAGTTACCACTTGTCATTTTTG GTGTGCTTGCGTTCATTGCTGGGATTCTGGTTCTGATGTTACCTGAAACCAGAGGAGTCCCTCTACCGCAAACGATTGATGACATCGAGTTCCCGGACAG GGATAAAAAAAGCAGCCTGACTGAGCGGCAGGTGATGAACGTCTTAGACCCTGAAGGTGCAGCCAGCAAAGTTACCGTTTGA